TTATGCGCATCGGCAGCCACCGCATCTTCGGCAAAAACACGGCCTTCGACATTGTACTGGGCATTATCTACGGCTCTATACTTAGCCGCGCCATTACGGGCAATGCGCCTTTCTGGCCCACGCTGGCGGCGGCGCTTACCCTTGTGATGCTCCACAAACTCCTGGCCATGCTGGCTTTCAGCACAAACATAGGCTTTGGCAACCTGATCAAGGGTCGGGCAACGGTGCTGGTAAAGGATGGAGAGTTACAGTGGGGCGCCATGCGCGATAACAGCGTTACAGAAAACGATATTCTCGAGGCTCTCAGAAGCGCTGGCCACAAACCCGACATCAGCAGCATCCAGACGGCCTACCTGGAGCGCAGCGGCAATATCAGTATTATCTGTGAAAGCAATTGAGGGTGAGGGAGTTGGAATACTAAGGGAAGCGC
Above is a window of Pontibacter akesuensis DNA encoding:
- a CDS encoding DUF421 domain-containing protein produces the protein MEEATDTINLIFGIHDQTLTWWQMSFRAVGVFFAALAIMRIGSHRIFGKNTAFDIVLGIIYGSILSRAITGNAPFWPTLAAALTLVMLHKLLAMLAFSTNIGFGNLIKGRATVLVKDGELQWGAMRDNSVTENDILEALRSAGHKPDISSIQTAYLERSGNISIICESN